The following coding sequences lie in one Candidatus Nitrospira allomarina genomic window:
- a CDS encoding 3-deoxy-D-manno-octulosonic acid transferase, protein MYYVMYNVLLVLAFPVIIGLLLTKKRSQRGLWCRLGAVPVELRNLQKPVIWIHAVSLGEVATIVPLLHAMKARYPQWPLVVSTVTETGREVVIKRLEGVAVHCYAPVDFWWAVDRYIRILQPRLFILVESEFWPNLLKNLEGHRVPICLVNGRISSRSFARYRWVRGMMKQVLSCLDLALMQSEHDAERIGHLGVKPNAIHVTGNMKFDQGLDQAQAADGNVSFRALFGCQAAERLVVAGSTHPQEEECLLDAYRQVIARHPQAVLVMAPRHIERVAKLEQVIQQYGFACVRRSRLEQNVGDQAFQKGPRVIVLDTRGELALVYREAWVTFVGGTLVPVGGHNLLEPAQWGRPVLFGPHVDHCRDIAGRLLGAGGGIQIQNQEDLASQLVRLIAHPSAAEEMGQRALEMVRTHRGVVTRNLQWIDQLLNKDNSTFFSLSAKGSSRTSQEVLR, encoded by the coding sequence ATGTATTATGTAATGTATAATGTCCTGCTGGTTCTGGCCTTTCCCGTGATCATCGGACTCCTGCTGACAAAAAAACGCAGTCAACGCGGCCTGTGGTGCCGGCTTGGGGCGGTTCCTGTCGAATTGCGGAATCTGCAAAAACCGGTCATCTGGATTCATGCCGTCTCCTTAGGCGAGGTGGCCACGATCGTTCCGCTGCTCCACGCGATGAAGGCGCGGTATCCTCAATGGCCGTTGGTCGTGTCCACGGTGACGGAGACCGGTCGGGAAGTCGTGATCAAGCGTTTGGAGGGTGTGGCTGTCCATTGTTATGCTCCCGTTGATTTTTGGTGGGCGGTTGACCGGTATATCCGGATACTTCAGCCCCGGCTCTTTATTTTGGTCGAATCAGAATTCTGGCCCAATCTGCTGAAAAACCTTGAAGGGCATCGAGTGCCGATCTGTCTTGTCAACGGGAGAATCTCTTCACGATCCTTTGCCAGATATCGCTGGGTTAGAGGAATGATGAAGCAGGTGTTGAGCTGTCTCGATCTGGCCTTAATGCAATCGGAACACGATGCCGAACGCATCGGACATTTGGGCGTCAAGCCAAATGCCATTCATGTCACCGGCAATATGAAGTTTGATCAAGGGCTTGACCAAGCACAGGCTGCCGATGGAAATGTTTCGTTCAGGGCACTCTTCGGGTGCCAAGCCGCTGAGCGGCTGGTTGTGGCTGGGAGTACGCACCCTCAGGAAGAAGAGTGTTTGTTGGATGCCTACCGGCAGGTGATTGCCCGACACCCTCAGGCGGTACTGGTGATGGCTCCACGCCATATCGAGCGTGTGGCTAAGCTCGAACAGGTCATTCAACAGTATGGATTTGCTTGTGTCCGTCGCAGCCGGTTGGAGCAGAATGTCGGAGATCAGGCTTTTCAGAAGGGTCCTCGCGTCATCGTGCTAGACACCAGAGGGGAGTTGGCCTTGGTCTACCGGGAGGCCTGGGTTACTTTTGTGGGAGGGACACTGGTTCCGGTTGGCGGACATAATCTGTTGGAACCTGCACAATGGGGTCGCCCCGTTCTATTTGGTCCCCATGTCGATCATTGCCGTGACATTGCCGGACGGCTTCTGGGAGCAGGGGGAGGCATACAAATTCAGAATCAGGAGGATTTGGCCTCTCAATTGGTTCGTCTGATCGCCCATCCTTCGGCAGCCGAGGAGATGGGCCAAAGGGCGTTGGAAATGGTCCGGACCCATCGGGGCGTCGTCACCAGGAATCTTCAATGGATTGATCAATTGTTGAACAAAGACAATTCGACCTTTTTCTCTTTGTCGGCGAAGGGGTCTTCACGAACATCTCAAGAAGTGCTCCGATAA
- a CDS encoding lysophospholipid acyltransferase family protein, whose protein sequence is MLNWIKLSVAPPLAAHMIRLLGRTMRLSTVGGETVDELYRQGRQIIIAFWHGRQLMMPLAYRGQQAAILISQHRDGEIIARIMGYFGFQSIRGSSTRGGLRATRQLLKAGRNGGDLVVTPDGPKGPACTVQSGVIYLAKMTGLPIIPLTFACSKKKSLRVGIASRFPIPVG, encoded by the coding sequence ATGTTGAATTGGATTAAACTGTCCGTCGCTCCGCCATTGGCCGCTCACATGATTCGCCTTTTGGGGCGTACCATGCGTCTATCTACCGTCGGTGGGGAAACCGTGGACGAGTTGTATCGCCAAGGGCGACAGATCATTATTGCCTTTTGGCATGGCCGTCAGTTGATGATGCCGTTGGCCTACCGTGGGCAACAGGCCGCAATTTTGATTAGCCAACATCGGGATGGTGAAATTATCGCGCGAATCATGGGATATTTTGGATTTCAGTCCATTCGCGGGTCGAGCACACGCGGGGGACTTCGAGCGACCAGGCAATTGTTGAAGGCCGGGCGGAATGGCGGAGATCTGGTTGTGACGCCCGATGGTCCGAAGGGGCCAGCCTGCACGGTACAATCGGGAGTGATTTATCTGGCAAAAATGACGGGATTGCCCATAATCCCTTTAACTTTTGCCTGCTCAAAAAAAAAGTCTTTACGAGTTGGGATCGCTTCCAGATTCCCTATCCCGGTGGGATAG